The Candidatus Endomicrobium procryptotermitis genome includes a region encoding these proteins:
- a CDS encoding sulfatase-like hydrolase/transferase has product MNKIFNLVKSVLLKKYPQDIKTKIKISLFYFVSLVLVFALFRFLICIVYCDVFASLSAYDKAISFLYGLRFDLSIINLLLGGFIILLFFPYRANMAFIKVCAALMSFSYLIMLLALSADFFYFPEVKRHMTEELFLAWRDKDFILRYVLSYYWWVLIAIFALIFIVVNRVFAFINKNFAAKPLSLLKSILIFISVILLVVIGRRENFSGMPLNLIDAYNLPKSPENIQLILNGAFTQYYYLKGTNDSKGVIENKYPSNEAIKNTREFLLSKNEIFPDDKYPVMRRINAVQKMQNYNIIVVLLESWTPRYIDSLNGNKGYDVTPNFDKIVEEGIVFTNAYAAGPRSQFGLIASLAGRQIVPGTVHYYGFDMMNKFMAIAQPFNKRGYYTMYAQATPRNSIMMCNVAENFLGFNESYGMEDFPQKLNYSGRNSFGYDYDMLDFVSNKAGQKHKSGQPFFIYAFTGSTHAPFYEISDEFKKYPHNRSTNGYLNNLYYADYSISHLLKKAKEDGYFDNTIFIFMADHVIKLPGYDMKLDENFKIPFVIYAPDIFKPQKINYTVSQSDLIPTLYHLMGFDDNFSAIGTNMLDKDANHFALICHGSNIAFIKDGEYMIHNRINIVDSSFGKDGQKSKAMLDILLSLDKTITESIKNNRWYE; this is encoded by the coding sequence ATGAATAAAATATTTAATTTGGTTAAAAGCGTTTTGTTAAAAAAATATCCGCAGGATATAAAAACTAAAATAAAAATTTCATTGTTTTATTTTGTAAGTTTGGTTTTAGTTTTTGCTTTGTTTCGTTTTTTAATTTGTATTGTTTATTGCGATGTTTTTGCTTCTTTATCGGCATACGATAAAGCGATATCATTTTTATACGGGCTGCGTTTTGATCTTTCAATAATAAATTTATTGCTTGGTGGTTTTATAATATTGTTATTTTTTCCTTATCGCGCTAATATGGCTTTTATAAAAGTATGCGCCGCATTGATGAGTTTTTCATATCTCATAATGCTTTTAGCGCTTAGTGCAGATTTCTTTTATTTTCCAGAAGTTAAGCGGCATATGACTGAAGAATTATTTTTGGCGTGGAGGGATAAAGATTTTATATTGAGGTATGTTCTGTCATATTATTGGTGGGTATTAATTGCAATTTTTGCTTTGATTTTTATTGTCGTAAACCGGGTTTTTGCTTTTATTAATAAAAATTTTGCAGCGAAACCTTTGAGCTTATTAAAAAGTATTTTGATTTTTATTTCCGTGATTTTATTAGTCGTTATCGGGAGAAGGGAAAATTTCAGCGGAATGCCTTTAAACCTGATTGATGCTTATAATCTTCCTAAAAGTCCGGAAAATATCCAGTTAATTTTAAACGGGGCGTTTACCCAATATTATTATTTGAAAGGGACAAATGATTCGAAAGGAGTCATAGAGAACAAATATCCGTCAAATGAAGCAATAAAAAATACCAGAGAATTTCTGCTTAGTAAAAATGAAATTTTTCCGGATGATAAATATCCCGTTATGCGTCGTATAAATGCTGTGCAGAAAATGCAGAACTACAATATTATCGTTGTCTTGCTTGAAAGCTGGACGCCGAGATATATTGATTCACTAAACGGCAATAAAGGATACGATGTTACTCCTAATTTTGACAAAATAGTTGAAGAAGGCATTGTTTTTACAAATGCGTATGCGGCAGGACCGAGAAGCCAATTCGGATTGATAGCGTCTCTTGCCGGAAGACAGATTGTTCCGGGAACCGTACATTATTATGGTTTTGATATGATGAATAAATTTATGGCAATAGCACAACCGTTTAATAAAAGAGGATATTATACGATGTATGCACAGGCAACGCCGAGAAATTCCATTATGATGTGCAATGTCGCTGAGAATTTTTTGGGTTTCAATGAAAGTTATGGAATGGAAGATTTTCCGCAGAAGTTAAATTACAGCGGCAGAAATAGTTTCGGATATGATTACGATATGCTTGATTTCGTGTCAAATAAAGCGGGGCAAAAGCATAAATCAGGACAGCCTTTTTTCATTTACGCTTTTACGGGGTCAACTCATGCTCCATTTTATGAAATTTCTGATGAATTTAAAAAGTATCCGCACAATCGTTCCACTAATGGTTATCTCAACAATTTGTACTATGCCGATTATTCAATTTCACATTTATTAAAAAAAGCTAAAGAAGATGGATATTTTGACAATACGATTTTTATTTTTATGGCAGATCATGTAATCAAATTGCCGGGTTATGACATGAAATTGGACGAAAATTTTAAAATTCCCTTTGTGATATATGCTCCAGATATTTTTAAGCCTCAAAAAATTAATTATACGGTTTCCCAATCAGATTTAATACCTACGCTGTATCATCTTATGGGTTTTGACGACAATTTTAGTGCCATAGGAACAAATATGCTTGATAAAGATGCAAATCATTTTGCATTGATATGCCATGGGAGTAACATAGCTTTTATTAAAGATGGAGAATACATGATTCACAATCGTATAAATATAGTTGATTCTTCATTTGGCAAAGATGGCCAAAAGAGTAAAGCAATGCTTGATATATTGTTGTCTTTAGATAAAACCATAACCGAAAGCATTAAAAATAACAGATGGTATGAATAA